In the Telopea speciosissima isolate NSW1024214 ecotype Mountain lineage chromosome 6, Tspe_v1, whole genome shotgun sequence genome, ctttttttttttttttcttttttttttttctttttgtgtttgttgTGGTGTTGGGTGGGGTACACTACAGTACCTCTATTATGGGCTCAATCATTTCGTCCAAATCTTAAACCATGTTTGGCTTTTATGGGCCTCTTCAATCAATTTGTTATATCGAATGGGGCCCAGCACCAACCTTATTTAATTGGGATTTGACTTAGTGATGGTCTTTGGATCACAAGAGACCATTCAAAACCCCAGCTGTCAAACTCCTAGGTTTTCATATATTgacattttagtaattttactcTACATTTTTGGCAGTCCATTTCCCTTTGACCACGACCATTTTTTCAATAGTTCCATTCTTTTAGGTAGAGCTTTAAAACTGTACATGGTAGAGTATAGTCTCAGTTAAGGCTGAAATTTGATATACCAAAGACCCTACCCAACAGCCTGAGGTGTCAAAATGGAGCCtgaactgaaaaaaaaaacgaacAGATCGAATcaaaaaaccaaaccgaattggatcaaactccTTATTGGCTAGGTTTAGGTTCTGACATTTTAGAAACGATAAAAAATCCAAACTGTCTGGATCAACCAAATAGCCCGAAACGGTAGAAAACCAATACAAAAGCCTATTTTTATACTATCAAACCAGTAATTAAATGACAAGGATTCAAATCGAAGCTAACTGGACCAATAACAATCGGGTTCGATTTAGAATTTAGAGTCCGACTCCTTATCGATCAGATTTTGGTTTGATctgatatataaaaaataaaaaataaaaataaaaaaactgataGAAATTGGACCAAACCAATCATTTGACAACCTTACAACTTACAAGCCACAAAGTTTGAGCGTAATAGAGCTATCACCTATCGCTATGGCTTCAACTCCAATTACATTTGGTTCAGCCTCAGTCTTGGACCTCTTTAAAGCTTTAAGCCATATTCACCTATTCTCGATCTACCACATTAActaggaaacaaaaaaagatccgaaaagggagaaaaaaacaaaaaaaaagtagagcTATTTTATGTTTAAGGGTTTGGTCATTGGTAGCTTGGTGCTTGGAAATGGAATATACAATAATATCCCAAGCAGCTGGCACATACAAGACTGAAAACGACTCAAGAAGGGagacacccacacccacactgGTCCCTGTGACCTTTCCTCTTTCCCCCCTCCTTTGGATTAGTTAATCCCAGACGCTATTCAAACACTCAATGCCTTTTCATGCTTTCGCATACCATACCATACCCCTGTTGCTACACAAGCAGTGACGCAGAAGCtccccaaaaagagagagagagagattcagaGATGGCGTCGTCATCAAGTTTTGCCTCATCCCTCTAGAGATACAGCTGTGTCAAGAATAATCTCAAAACAATCTACCAATGGTTTTTCTGGTGGTTGCCCgtgtggtgtggtgtggtgtggtgtggtgtgCCACTTTTTGGCTCTCACGAGAATCTAAGTCGAATCCAAAAACAGAGATGTCGTCACCCTCTTCACCAACCTACCTccgtgggtcccaccacttggCTACAACTTTAGCCACGCGGCAGTGTTTGAGTGGTTGTCTTCTTTGTCTTTAAAACAGCTGGCAAGCGAAAGGCCGTGAGTGAGGCCAAAGCTGAAAATATATCTGCCTTCTTTAGGACTTTTTCGGACCAAATTACCCACGTGTTCTGTACAAATGACCAACTATATAAGTTATTTCCATCCGTCGACAAGCCTTAATTCTACATTGGATAAGTGATGAATTTTTGAATAGGAGGAATACTTACATAGAGTGGTGGCTCTACCGCTATAGTGGAGAAGCCTGCTTTATAAAATGAACTTGTACTCCGCAGGGTCTGACCGTCACCAAACAAATGTTCCCAAGCTCCAACTCCTCCATTAGTTAAGCTTTCTGAATGATTATTGTGATTTAATGGCTTCCTTTGAATCATAccctttcccttcctttccaagTGCCAATAAAAACCTCAGCCAGTAGCTTCGACCCCTCTCAGGTCTCACCCACCCACCTCTattaaaaccaacaaaaaccctCCTCTTTCTCTGTTCCTTGTTTCTCGATCAAAACCTCGCCTTTCATACTCATTTCTTGAATTCATGGCGTCTTTTATGTTCTTGCTCTTCTTTTGTATCTCCATTCCATTTCTCTCTGTTTCGTCTTCACAGATTGTTCTTCCTCTGAGTCACTCTCTGGTAAATACCCAATTTAACAATACTCATCACCTTCTCAAATCCTCCTCTGTTCAGTCCACCACCAGATTCCGCAACCACCACCATGGCCATCTTCCACGCCGccaaatctctctccctctcgctCCCGGTAGCGACTACGTCCTCACCTTGTCTCTCGGCTCTGACCCAGCTCAAACCATCTCCCTTTACATGGACACGGGTAGCGACCTCGTCTGGTTCCCCTGCGCCCCTTTCGAATGCATACTCTGCGAAGGCAAATACGATACCTCCGCCACCACTCCTCCTCCTAACGTCTCTTCCTCTGCTTTTGTCCCCTGTAACTCCCCTTCTTGCTCCGCTGTCCACTCATCCCTCCCATCCTCTGACCTCTGTGCAATCTCTCGCTGCCCACTCGTGACCATTGAAACCTCGGATTGCTCTTCCTTCGCTTGCCCACCTTTCTACTACGCTTACGCCGACGGCAGCTTCATTGCCCGTCTATACCGCGACAGTATATCGATACCAATGTCATCTCCTTCGCTTCGCCTCAAAAATTTCACCTTCGGGTGTGCTCACACCGCACTCGCAGAACCAATCGGCGTGGCTGGTTTCGGCCGAGGCGCTCTCTCTTTGCCAGCACAGCTAGCTAATCTCTCCCCCCAACTCAGTAGCTCGTTCTCTTACTGTTTGGTTTCTCACTCCTTCAATGAGCAGAAATTTCATCGGCCTAGCCCATTAATTCTTGGCCGTTACTCTCTGaatgatgaagagaagaagcaatCTGTCGATGGGGAAAGTGACTTTCAGTATACAAAAATGCTTGACAACCCCAAATACCCATACTTCTACTGCGTTGGGCTTGAAGCAGTCTCAGTCGGAGGGAGTAGAATTCCGGCACCGGAGATATTAAAGAGAGTGAATAGTAAAGGCGATGGTGGGATGGTGGTGGATTCCGGCACCACATTTACAATGCTACCGGCGAAGCTGTATGAAGCAGTGGTGGCAGAGTTCGACCACCGAGTCGGCCGGGTTTACAAGCGGTCGAGAGAGACAGAAGACCAGACGGGGCTCAGTCCGTGTTATTACATTGATGACTCGGTGAATAAGGCGGCGTTTGCGAAGGTGCCGAAGTTGGCACTGCACTTCGTAGGGAACGCAACTGTTGTTCTACCGACCAGGAATTACTTCTATGGGTTCACCAACGGTGGTGATGGAGTGGGTAAAAAGAGGAAGGTGGGGTGTTTGATGTTGATGAACGGTGGAATTGATGCGAATTCAGGTGGGCCCGCGGCTTTGCTGGGGAACTACCAGCAGCAAGGTTTCGAAGTGATGTACGATTTGGAAAAGGGTAGGGTTGGGTTCGCCCGGAAGCAATGCTCTACCCTTTGGGATAGTCTGAACCGGGGACGCTAACCTACGCTGGTTCTCTCTACCTTTGCCAAAGGGGTTGACTTTAACACTTAAAAGTCGAAAGCGGGCGGGGCCAGCGAGCGAAGGGTTTTGACCTCACGTGGAGTTCTTGTGAATACACCGAGTCTGAGATATGTGAATTGTGAAAATAAATTATAAGTAATGGGGTtgtaagaaagaaaagataagatTGTGTATATTATGGGTCTGCACACGTGTCCTCATTAAAACAGATTAAATCGACTTAATAAAATCTTAGGCGTCCGTTCATTGTACATCTTCGTCCATGGCCAGCTGGATGTGAAATTCGATGAGATCATCGCAAGTTAATGAACCATATGGTCTATGACAATTTTTTTTAGTGAAACTAGATGGGTACATCCAACGGTCCTGATTTTATGTTGTATGCTGAGACCCTGTGCTCCTCCATGGGAGTAGGTGTGTATGACCCACTCAAATGTTAGGTTCCGGAATCTTGATAATTGTGGCTGAAATCCTGGGATGTTTCTTTGCTCTGGAATAATAGCCACAAGTTAGTGCGCCTAAACCTAGTCGATTTATATGCTAATCCAAAAGACTCAACTTTAGTTGGTGAAGTGGACCCACCTTCATTATTAGCTTCCATGTATAAAACACCCTCTACTTAatacttcatttttttattttttattttttattttggttaaaTACCTTACTACTTAATACTCCAAGCAATCATAAGATGAGATTCCACTCCGGAAGATTGGGTGTGTGCCAGTGCAGAGAGGGTTAAGCTACCTACTACATTAGCGATGTATGATTGGAATTGGGATCAACGAGTGGTATTTTGACTGAATATCTCTCGTTGCAGCCACATGATAACCGACTTGAAAAAGTAGCGGATCGGCCCAGCGGCTAATCAAGCCATGAAAGTAATGTCGCTGGTACCGAGTGTCCGAGTTGGCGAGTTGTGATTCTGGGATTCTGGAGTGCTGAGCTGTGCTTCGAAAAGCGGAATATCCACGTGGTAAAATGTCTAGAAGAATGCCGCCGTGAAACCTTGACTCGTGTACGTCAGCTTGTTTGCAGTTCCTAAAGTCCGAATAGAGAAAGTGACGTCGTTCTCTCTCCTTTCGTGTGCTTAGTGCTTAGTGCTTAGCTGTCTGCCATTACCCGTACGTGTGCCTCTAGACATCTTTTCCTCGTGGGTTCGTGCCTCTTTGCTCCACGTATTGTACACGTCAGCCCTCACAGTCCCCATTGTTCCGACCGATAGTTGGCCGAATAGTATTGCAACTTGCTTACCCGTTCTCGTGCATCGAGATAACTCACTACGGacaagaaaaaacaaacaaaaatctaTCAACAGTTGACTAGGGCAATTGGTGAGCCATGGTATGCTTTATACCCATGTTCACCAGGAAATCTTGAGTTTGAATCTCCTAACTGGTACCTCACCCTTCTCTCCctaaaaagtaaataaaagtTCTTAATTCCCGAAAAGAAAAACCTCTACAATGTCCTAATCTTGTGGTGGACTGAGAGCTAGACACGTGAAAGATACAGCATTCAAGATGCCCGCACTATAGACGATTTTAATCCACACACTATCGATGTCGATACTTGTATCAGTCTCattgggttttattttattaatttttcttaATAATTGTAGTCTAATATTGATGATGAGATGTGTTTTTATTGTGTTTATCATGGCTCGTATGATCCATTCATCATCctaatttttttggattttatttctaTGATTTCATGCATGTATTAttagaaattagggtttccttCGCATacaattttttaataattatgtTGATGTTTCTTgatattttttcccattttctttatGGTAATCGTATCATGATAGGTTAGGTCATCTAAATAttattttccttaatttttcttttcatattagGCTAAGTTTTGTGCGTAGGAATATTTAAGTAATTTTGGCAAGCATATATAACATACGGAGTTTAATAATCtttctatattttatttatgtggcTTTCTGTTTTTGAACTTTTATATCATTGTGGTATGATGTGGAGACATTGaatatattttatttccatTGATCGATTATATAATCTCGTGCTTAATGAATGAGTAGAGTGACCATTTCTATAATATAATGCATCTCTGAATAGTGTTTCAAGTACTTTATAGATCTTAACATGTGTTTAAcatgtcttttatttattttaatgtaCACTACTCCTTGCATTGTAGTGCAGCTAGATAGACTTGAGTCccctatttccttttttatttcctttttatgttcttttattat is a window encoding:
- the LOC122666265 gene encoding probable aspartyl protease At4g16563; translated protein: MASFMFLLFFCISIPFLSVSSSQIVLPLSHSLVNTQFNNTHHLLKSSSVQSTTRFRNHHHGHLPRRQISLPLAPGSDYVLTLSLGSDPAQTISLYMDTGSDLVWFPCAPFECILCEGKYDTSATTPPPNVSSSAFVPCNSPSCSAVHSSLPSSDLCAISRCPLVTIETSDCSSFACPPFYYAYADGSFIARLYRDSISIPMSSPSLRLKNFTFGCAHTALAEPIGVAGFGRGALSLPAQLANLSPQLSSSFSYCLVSHSFNEQKFHRPSPLILGRYSLNDEEKKQSVDGESDFQYTKMLDNPKYPYFYCVGLEAVSVGGSRIPAPEILKRVNSKGDGGMVVDSGTTFTMLPAKLYEAVVAEFDHRVGRVYKRSRETEDQTGLSPCYYIDDSVNKAAFAKVPKLALHFVGNATVVLPTRNYFYGFTNGGDGVGKKRKVGCLMLMNGGIDANSGGPAALLGNYQQQGFEVMYDLEKGRVGFARKQCSTLWDSLNRGR